In Acidobacteriota bacterium, the genomic window GAGCCTGTATCGACGACGCCGGTGGCTGGCAGCACGATACGTTGACCGAGGATCTGGACCTCTCCTACCGTGCCCAGTTGCGTGGATGGAAATTCGTATACGTTCCCGAGCATGTGGCTCCGGCGGAACTCCCGGTGGAGATGACGGCGTTCAAGACTCAGCAGCATCGCTGGGCCAAGGGCTCGATCCAGACCGCCAAGAAACTGCTGCCGGAGATCCTGCGAAGTCGGCTTCCGTTTCGCATCAAGCTGGAGGCGACGGTTCATCTGACGGCCAACATCGGTTACCTGCTGATGGTGCTGCTGGCGGTTTTGATCGTGCCGGCCGTCTGGTATCGGAGTGAGATCTCCCACTGGTGGGTCGCGGCCGTCGACCTTCCGCTGTTCACCCTATCAACGTTGTCGGTGGCCGCGTTCTACGGGACGGCCCAGTCGATGGCGCTGGGTGGACGTTGGCGCGGAACGCTACGTTGGCTGCCGGCGCTGATGGCCCTTGGTATCGGCCTGTCGATCAACAACTGTCGCGCGGTGATCGAAGCGCTGGTGGGTCACAAGACGCCGTTCCGTCGGACGCCGAAGTACAACCTTCAGTCTCGACAGGCGTTGAGTTCACGCCGCTACCGTGGATCGGTCAACCTCGACACCGTCATCGAATCGCTGTTCTCGATCTACTTCGGTGGCGCAGTCCTGAAAGCGATGCAGGATGGTCTGTGGGGTGCGGTCCCGTTCCTCTTGCTCTTCGCGCTTGGCTATGGGTACACGTCGATACTGACGTTGGTCCAGGCAAGCCGGACCAGCCGGCTGACTCAGCCCCAGTCGTAGAACGGCACCGGGCGACCGACGGATAGGTCGGCGCCCTCCTCCGGCGTGCGGATACAACCGTTGGCCCGGCTGAGAGCCAGCACGTCGCCACTCCCCGTCGAGGCGACGGGCTCGACCACCCGCCCGGCTGCCGTCTCCCGACGACGCGCCAGATGGAATGTCGTGCGACCCGCCTTGGCCTTGAACGCTGTCGCCAACGGAGTGTCCCGGCACTGGGCTTCGAATGTGGCTTCCCCCGCCAGCCGCCGAAGGACCGGCTCGCCGAACAGTCGGAAGCCAACGTAGGCCGACAGCGGGTTGCCCGGCAGGGCCAGGACGATCTGCGCACGGCCCTCGTGTTGACGACGCCCGGCGAGTATCGGCTTGCCGGGTTTCATCCGGATGCCGTGAAACAACGTCTCGACGCCGCAATCGGCAAGTGCCTCCGCGACAAGATCGTACTCCCCCACCGAGACCCCGCCTGACAGCAGCAGGAGATCCCGCTGCAGACCCTCGTGGATCGCCTGACGTAAGCTGCCGGCATCATCGGCGACCACACCAAGCGGCTCTGCGGTGAAGCCACACGCCGCGACCTGAGCCTGCAGCATGAGGGCGTTGGAATTTCGCACCTGATAGGACTGCGGCGACGACGTCACCGGGACGATCTCGTCGCCGGTCGAGAGGATGGCAGTGCTCGGGCGGCGGATCACACGAACCGGGTCACGGCCGACGGTCGCCAAGGCGGCGATCTCCGCCGGACGAATCGGAATGCCGGCGTCAAGGACGAGCTCGCCTTCGGTTCGATCGGAGGCCCGATGACGAACATGCTGACCGACGCGTGCCTCACGGTTGATGACAACGGTTCCCGCGTCACGATCCTCGACCGTATCTTCCACCATCACGACGGCGTCGGCACCCCGGGGCATGCTTGCACCGGTGAAGATGCGACAGGCATGACCGGGCTGGACCTCGACCCCTACCGGATCTGCGCCTGCGGCCACCTCACCCTGAACGTTCAGGGTGACCGACGCGCCGGAGGTATCGGCGGCGCGAACCGCGAAGCCGTCCATCGCCGAACGATCCGACGGTGGATAATCGCGATCGCAGTGAACGCTCTCGGCCAGGTAGGACCCGAGGGACTCGATCAGGGGGCGGTCTTCGATGGCGAGCGGGCGGACGGCCTCGTCGAGTAGACGCCAGGCCTCCTCGAGACGGATCACCGCGCCGAGCCGTTTCGGGTTGCGTCGAGGACCCGTGGAATGCCGCGAAGATCCGGACGAATCTGAATGTCGCCGAACCCGGCTTCTGCGAAGTAACGCGCAACGGCAGCATCCTGCCCGAAGCCGAACTCCAGCAGCACCCTTCCCGAGGGCTTGAGGCTGCGATGGGCGATCATGGACAGGACGCGAAAGGCCTCGAGACCTGTGGGCCCCGAGACGAGGGCCTCGTACGGCTCGTGGTCCCGCACCTCGGGCTCGAGATCCTTGTGATCGTCTGCCCGGACATACGGCGGATTGCTGATCACCGCGTCGAAGCGGCCGTACCATCCCGCCGGCGGTTTAGAGAAATCTCCGAGATGCCACTTGATCCGGTCGGCGACGCCGTTCTTCTTTGCGTTACGACGCGCGATGTCCAGCGCGACCTCGGAGCGATCGATGGCGTCGATGCGCCACGACGGTCGTGCATGGGCCAGCGCGATCGCGATACAGCCACTGCCCGTACCCAGATCGGCGACACGACACTCTCCCCTGGGGAGTTGACGCAACGCGTGTTCGACCAACGCCTCCGTCTCGGGTCGCGGAATCAGCACATCCGGTGTGACCTCGATCGTGACATCGTGAAACGGCTGAGACTTCAGGATATGTTGGAGCGGTTCGCGGTTCAGCCGACGCTGTACCATCGCCTCGAACTTCTCGATTCTTGATTTCGTGAGCGTGTCGTCGCGTCGTGTGTAGAGTCCGCCTCGGTCGCAACCGGCGATCTCCGCCATCAAGTACTCGGCGTGCAGGCGGGCTTCCCGAAGCGACGCATCCGCCATTCTCTGGACCGCCCCCTCCAGGACCGCCCCGAGGCGTGCTGCTGATTCCCCCCTCATGCCCCCTCCGCCTTAGCTCTGGACCTCTTGTCGCAGGAGTTCCGCCTGATCGTGGGCCACGAGGGCCTCGAAGATGGGGCCGATCTCACCGTCCATCACTGCGGGGAGATTATGGACCGTCAGAGAGATGCGGTGGTCGGTAATCCGACTCTGGGGGAAATTGTAGGTGCGGATCTTCTCGGATCGATCCCCACCACCGACCATGCCGCGACGCTCCTCGGCGATGGCATCGTGCTGCTCCTGCTGCATCTTGTCGTAAAGCCGGGAACGCAGGACCTTGAGGGCGCTGGCCTTGTTCTTGTGCCATGACTTCTCGTCCTGACACTGCACGACGAGACCGGTCGGCAGGTGGGTGATTCGCACCGCGGACTGAGTCGTGTTGACACTCTGGCCACCGGGACCCGACGAACAGAACGTGTCGATCCGTAGCTCTTTTTCCGCCAGATCGACCTCGACGTCTTCCGCTTCCGGGAGGACCGCCACGGTCACCGCTGACGTGTGAATCCGACCCTGGGCCTCGGTCTCCGGGACGCGCTGCACCCGATGGACTCCCGACTCGTACTTCAGCTGACTGTAGACGCCGGTGCCCTCGACCATCGCGATCACTTCCTTGACACCACCGACGCTGCTGGCGGAGATGTCGGTCGTCCGCACCTTCCAGTTACGCCCCTCGGCGTAACGCGTGTACATCCGAAACAACTCCGCTGCGAAGAGGCTGGCCTCATCGCCACCGGCACCGGCGCGGATCTCCAGCACGACGTTTTTGTCGTCGTTGGGATCCTTGGGTAGGAGTAGAAGCCGGATCTCGTGTTCGATCGACTTCAGTTGAGACTCGAGAGTCTTGACCTCGTCAGCGGCCATGGCGCGCATCTCAGCGTCGCCGGCGGTCTCGAGGAGCTCACCGGCCCCCTCCAGGTCCGACTGCACCTGTCGGCACTCGCGATACTTGCCGACGATCGGTTCGAGGTCGGCGTAGGAGCGAGTCAGGCGTCGATAACGATCCATGTCCGACGTGACCTCGGGGTCCGCCAGGTTCGCAGACAACTCCTCGGATCGCTGTACCAGCGACTGGAGTTTGCTATCGAGTTTCGGATCGAGAGTACCGGCCATGGTCAGATGACCGCAGCGGTCAAGACTTATCCGGACTGGTCTTCTTCTTGGCGAAGCGCTTCTGGAAGCGTTCGACACGACCAGCCGCATCGATCAGTTTCTGCTTGCCGGTGAAGTACGGGTGACAGTTCGAGCAGATCTCGACCTTCAATTGCGCATCGGTGGATCGCGTCTTGAACGCGTTGCCACAGGCGCAGTGCACTTCGACCTCATGGTACTCGGGGTGGATTTCTGGCTTCATGATCTGTTCCTCTTGTGACGCCAGACGCCTGGCTCACCCTACCTGCCCCGGCATCGTACGGGGCGGCGAACGCAGGATTATAGGGAATCGTCCCCGACCCTGCAATTAACCCGCCATGCTCTCCAGAAATTCCTCATTGGTGGCCGTCTGACGCATCTTGTCCCTGAGGAGCTCCATGGCCTCGACGGAGGTCATCTCCTGAAGAACCTTGCGAAGCACCCAGGCCCGGTCGAGTTCCGTCTTGCTGAGGAGCAGCTCTTCCTTACGGGTCCCGGAGCGCAGAAGATCGATCGCCGGGAAGATCCGACGGTCGGCCAGTCGGCGGTCGAGGTTGATCTCCATGTTGCCGGTGCCCTTGAACTCCTCGAAGATCACATCGTCCATCCGCGACCCCGTATCGACCAGAGCGGTTGCCATGATCGTCAGGGAGCCGCCCTCCTCGACGTTGCGTGCCGTACCGAAGAACCGCTTCGGCTTCTGCAACGCGTTGGCATCCAGTCCACCGGACATCACGCGACCGGAGGCTGGGATAACGGCGTTGTACGCCCGTGCGAGTCGGGTCACCGAGTCCAGCAGCATGACAACATCGCGACCGGCCTCCACCTGACGCTTGGCCTTGGCCATGACCATCTCGGCGACCTGCACGTGACGGGTGGCCGGCTCGTCGAAGGTTGACGCGATGACCTCGCCCTTGATCGAGCGCTGCATGTCCGTCACCTCTTCGGGGCGCTCATCGATCAGCAGCACCAGCAGGACGGCGTCGGGATGATTGGTCGCGACTGCGTCGGCGATCGTCTGCATCAGCATCGTCTTACCGGCCCGTGGCGGCGAGACGATCAGACCACGCTGCCCCTTCCCGAGCGGCGTCATCAGATCCAGGACACGACCCGAGATATCTTCCACGCCCTCGATCTCGCAGCGGATCCGCTCTTCGGGGTACAACGGTGTCAGTTTGTCGAAGGCCTTGCGCTTGCGGATCTGCTCGGTCGGGAGATCGTTGACGCTCTCCACACGACCCAGCGCCAGGTAGCGCTCGTTGCTCTTCGGAAGTCGAATCTGTCCACGTACCGTGTCGCCGGTCTGCAGAGAGAATCGTCGGACCTGTGACGGCGAGACGTAGATGTCGTCGGGTCCCGGCAGGTAGCTGGCGTCGGGGGCCCTGAGGAAGCCGTAACCGTCGCTGAGCCGTTCGAGAACGCCGACCGCCGAGATCGTCTCGCGGTTGCGCGCATGAGCCTGAATGACCCGACAGAGCACATCGCGGTACGGCATGTTGCCGGCGCCGTTGACACGCAACGTCGCCGCGACCTTCACCAGCTCCGCAGGTGCGAGTTGCTTTATTTCCTGGATATCAATGTTCACGCTGCCCCGCTCCCCGCTTCGAAAAACTCTTCTCGAGTGCTCGCTCAAATTCTCGCCAGATCTCGCGAGTGCCGGTACCGGTCTCAGCCGAAGCCAGCAGACCGGGTGCGACTCCGTACTTGCCCGGCCAGTCCTTCACGACGCGCTCCGCGACCTTTCGTTTGTTTCCCGACATCTTGTCGGCCTTGGTCGCCGTCACGATGTACGGAATCTCCTTCGATTCCAGCCAATCACGCATCACCGCATCCAGCTCCGTGGGTGGACGCCGCGCATCAACCACGATCACCCCTAACGCGATGCTCTCTTTCGAGCGGACGAGGAACCCCTCGACCATCGGTGCCCAGGTCCGTCGTACGGCCTCGGGAACCTTCGCGTAGCCATAACCCGGCAGGTCGACGATCTGCCACGCCTCGTTGACGCGGTAGAAGTTGACCGTCTGTGTTCGTCCCGGACGCGACGAGGTCTTCGCCAGACCCTTGACGCCCAGAAGCCGATTGATCAGTGACGACTTACCGACGTTTGAACGACCCAGGAAAACGATCCGGGGCACGTCCATCTTGGGTTCGTCTTCGGCCTTAACGGCTGCCCGTTCGAACCGGCTCGACTGGATCTTCATTCAACTCTGAACACGTTTCAGTGCGTTGTCGGACCATCGGCGGGTGACCCTTCGTCAAAGCCCGCCTCTCGGTCGCCTTCTGCAATCTTGACGGGGGGTACCGGTCCGATCAATGCGAGCTTAAGAACCTCTTCCATTCGTTCAACGAGATGGAATGTGATCTTATCCCGGACATCGTCGGGGATCTCCGCCAGATCCTTCTCGTTCTCTTTCGGCAGGATCAGGGTATGGATGCCGTGGCGATACGCGGCCAACACCTTCTCCTTGAGGCCGCCGATCGGCAACACCTGCCCACGCAGCGTGATCTCTCCGGTCATCGCCAGATCCCCACGGACCGGCAGGTCGCTCACCAGCGACGCAATCGCCGTGGCGAGGCCCACACCCGCAGACGGTCCATCCTTCGGGATCGCGCCCTCGGGAAGGTGGATGTGGATGTCGTACTTACGAATGAACAGTGGATCCACACCAAGCCCCTCGGACTGGCTTCGGACGAAGGTCAACGCCGCCTGCGCCGACTCCTGCATGACATCGCCAAGCTGGCCGGTCAACGTGAGTCGTCCACGCCCCCGCATCAGCGTAGCCTCGATATCGAGGATCTCCCCGCCGGTCTCGGTCCATGCCAGACCTGCCACCACGCCGATGTGATCCTCTCGCTTGATATCCCCCGGCGCCCTGTAGCGGGCAATACCGAGTAGCTCGGCCGCCATCTCCTGTGTCACCGTGACGCCAGGCTCGAGATTCCCACCGACGACCTTGCGGGCCAGCTTGCGACAGACCGACGCGATCTCGCGTTCGAGATTGCGGACGCCGGCCTCCTTCGTGTAGCGCTCGATGATCTCTCGGATCGCTTTCGTTTCGAAGGTGACCTCGTGCTTGTGAATGCCGTGTTGCTTGATCTGTTTCGGAACGAGGTACTTCTCCGCGATCGCGATCTTCTCGAGCAGCGTGTAGCCGGGAAGACGGATGACTTCCATCCGATCCCGCAGCGCCGGCGGAATCGTGTGCATGACATTGGCGGTGGCCACGAACATCACGTCGGAGAGGTCGTACTCGCAGTCCAGGTAGTGATCCAGGAACGAGTGATTCTGCTCCGGGTCCAGAACCTCGAGCAGGGCCGCCGACGGATCGCCGCGGAAATCCGCCGCCATCTTGTCGACCTCATCCAGCAGGAAGACGGGGTTTCGCTTTCCCGCACGACGCATCATCTGAATGATCTGGCCGGGGAACGCTCCGATGTAGGTCCGGCGATGGCCGCGAATCTCGGCCTCGTCACGAACACCGCCGAGCGACAGGCGAACGAACTTGCGGTTAGTCGAACGGGCGATGGACTTGGCCAACGACGTCTTCCCGACACCGGGAGGGCCGACCAGACAGAGGATCGAGCCCTTCATCTTCTTGACCAGCTGCCGCACGGCCAGGAACTCGAGGATCCGCTCCTTGACCTTGTCCAGTCCGTAGTGATCCTCGTCCAGGATCGTCTGGGCCTTGTTAATATCCTTCAGTTCTCGTGACCGCTGTCCCCACGGGACCGCCAGCAACCACTCGAGATAGTTGCGCGAGACCGTCGCCTCGGCAGACACCGGCGGCATCACCTCGAAGCGCTTCAGCTCCTGCCCGGCCTTCTCCTTGGCCTCCTTGGACATCTTCGAGGTCTCGATCTTCTCTCGCAGATCCTCGACCTCGTTGGCGCGATCGTCCTTGCGACCCAACTCCGACTGGATCGCCTTGATCTTCTCGTTGAGGTAGTACTCCTTCTGAGCCTTCTCCATCTGCTTCTTCACGCGATGATGGATCTTCTTGTCGACACGCATCCGCTCGATCTCGTGATCCAGGTTGCGGGCGACCTCTTCCAGTCGATCGGCGGCCGACGGCGTCTCGAGGAGTGTCTGCTTGTCCTCGACGCTGACCGGGAGATGAGCCGCGATGGTATCCGCGAGTTTGCCCGGCTCCGTAATCCGCACCGTCGACAACATCGTCTCGTAGGGCAGCCCCGGGGCGTTCTTGATATAGCGCTCGAAGAGACCGCTGACTCGGGACATCAGCTCGCGGACCTCGTCGGTCACCTCGGCGTCTTCCTCGATGCCCTCGATCTCGACATCGAAGGAACCCTCGTCGTCCTCGGTGACCTTGAGGACCCGTGCGCGCTCGACGCCCTCGACCAACAGCTTGACGTTACCGTTGGGAAGCTTCAGGTGTTGCACGACGGACGCAACCGTCCCGACGATGTTGACATCATCGGGACGCGGGTCGTCCACCGTGGCGTTGCGCTGCGTCGACAGGAAGATCCTCTTGCCGGCGGCAAGCGATCGCTCTACCGCAAGTAAGGACGATTTCCGTCCGACGACGAACGGCACCATCGTGTGCGGGAAAACAACGATGTCCCGCAGGGGGACCATGGGCAGATGGATCGCGCCATCCTCGGCGGATGCCTTCGATTCAGACATTTAGAACTCCAGATACGGTCGTTCTGGGACGTTTTGGGACAGATACAGACGAGTCAACCTAGCCGGCCTTCTCCATGACGACCAACGGGTTGCTCTTATTGACTACGACGTCCTTGCTGACGACGACCTCCTTGACGTTCGTCTGCGACGGCAGATCGAACATCAGGTCGAGCATCAACTCTTCAAGGATCATTCGCAGACCGCGTGCACCGATCTTACGTTCGACGGCCTGCTGCGCGATCGCCTCCAGCGCGTCATCGGTGAAACGGAGATTGACATCTTCAAACTCGAAGATCTTGTGATACTGCTTCACCAGCGCATTGCGCGGCTCGGTGAGGATTCTAACCAATTGCGAGACGGTAAGCTCCGAAAGCGTTGCCGCCACCGGAAGCCGACCGACAAATTCCGGAATCAACCCATATCGAATCAGGTCCTGGGGTTCGACTTCGGCCAGCAGCTCCTGCACGTTTTTCTTGCTGCGGGTCTTGACGTCGGCCTTGAAGCCCATCGTCTTGCGGCCAAGGCGTCGTTCGATGATCTTTTCCAGACCGACGAACGCACCACCGACGACGAACAAAATGTTGGTGGTGTCGACCGGCACGAACTCCTGGTGCGGATGCTTGCGTCCACCCTGCGGGGGGACGTTGGCGACGGTCCCCTCGAGGATCTTCAGCAGTGCCTGCTGGACTCCCTCGCCGGAGACGTCACGGGTGATCGACGGGTTCTCACCCTTGCGGGCGATCTTGTCGATCTCGTCGATGTAGATGATTCCGCGCTGACACTTCTCGACGTCGTTGCCCGCGGCCTGCAACAACTTCAGAACGATGTTCTCAACATCCTCGCCGACATAGCCGGCCTCGGTCAGCGTTGTGGCGTCGACGATGGCGAACGGGACGGACAATAGCCGCGCAAGTGTCTGCGCCATCAGCGTCTTGCCGGAACCCGTCGGTCCGACGAGCAGGATGTTGGATTTCTGCAGCTCGACTTCGTTACGACGCTTGGAAGCGATCTCGTTGCGCTTGTAGTGGTTGTAGACCGCGACCGCCAGACGCTTCTTGGCGCTCTCCTGACCGATCACATACTCGTCGAGGAAGGCATTGATCTCTACGGGTTTCGGCAGACGCATCTTGCCGTCGTGCTCTTCGTTCTCCCGTTCCTCGGCGATGATGTCCAGGCAGATGTCGACGCACTCGTCGCAGATGTAGACCGTCGGTCCGGCAATCAGTTTGCGAACGTCGCGCTGACTTTTATTGCAGAACGAGCACTTTAGCCCTTCGCCTTCGCCCTTCTTGCGTGACATCTTTTTCCTCTCGCCGTTGCCGGCCACTATCGTTGCCGAACACCATTATCGTACAAATTGATAGAAGGTCTAGGAGCCGACCTCCATCGCGCTTCGGTCGACGATCACCTCGTCGACGAGACCATATTCCTTGGCCTGAACTGCATCCATGATGTAGTCACGATCCGTATCTTCCTGTATCCGCTTGAGACTCTGTCCGGTACTGTCGGCCAGGATCTTGTTGAGGGAGGTTCGGATCCTCAGGATCTCCTTGGCCTGGATATCGATATCCGACGCCTGACCCTGGGCACCGCCAAGGGGCTGGTGGATCACCACCCTCGCATTGGGTAACGCGAATCGCTTGCCTTTCGTTCCCGACGACAACAGAACCGCCGCCATGCTGGCCGCCTGACCCACACAAAACGTCGAGATATCGGGCTTGATGACCCGCATGGTGTCAAGGATCGCCAGACCGGCGGTCACCGAGCCGCCCGGGGAATTGATGTAAATCGAGACATCCTTCTCCGGATCCTCGGCCTCGAGGAACAGCAATTGCGCCACCACGACGTTGGCCAGGGCGTCATCGATCCCGTGACCGATAAAGATGATGTTGTCCTTGAGCAGCCTCGAATAGATATCGAAGGCGCGCTCGCCCCGACTGGTCTGTTCGACGACCATGGGAACCAGTGGCATCGCAGTTACTCCTCGTTTTTAATATTAGCAACGGAGGCGATCAAGTCAAGCGACTTCTCTCTAAGTAGTTGATTCTTAAGGGCTTGCATTGCGCCATGTTGACTCAATTGGTCCTTTGCCGCCTCCGGCTCGACGCCCATCTGGGCGGCGTCCCGGACGATCCGCTGGTCCATCTCGTCGTTGCTGACTTCCAGCGTCTCCTGCCGGGCGATCTCGTCCAGCAGGAGTTTGCCGTGGACGGTCATCCGGGCCGGCTCCTCCATCCGCTTCCGCATCTCGGCCCAGTCGACCTCCGCCGACTGCGGATCCATCCCCTGCTGCATCATCTGACGGACCGTCTCCTCCAGCCGCTGACGAACCTCGGCCTCGACCATCACTTCGGGTAAGACGATCGGATTGGCCAGGAGTAACTTGTCCATCAGCGACTGACGCATCTCCCGATCGGCCTGCTGGGTCTTGCGGGATTCCAGGTCCTCGCGGATTCTGGCGCGAAGTGCGTCGAGGGTCTCGAAGTCGCCGAGATCCTTGGCGAACTCGTCGTCCAACTCCGGCAACTCCCGTCGCTTGACCTCGTGAACCACCACCTTGTATTTGACCGACTTCCCGGCGACGATCTCGGAGCCGTAGTCGTCGGGATACTGGACGGTGAACTCCTTGGTCTCTTTGGCCTTCACCCCTTCGAGTGCGTCGTTGAAGGCCGGAAGGCTATCGGCGGAACCCAGTTCGATCATCATGCGCTCTTTCTCGAACGCTTCTCCGTCCTCCGGTTCTCCACGGAGGTCGCCGACCACCACATCCCCGGTCGACGCGGCACGCCCCTCCTCGGCGATCAGGTTGGCTCTGGCCTGACGGATCTCTTCCAATGACTTCTCG contains:
- the tig gene encoding trigger factor, translated to MKVELTDHSVVKKSLKIEVPADIIDDELKNTVREYAKKARIPGFRAGKVPLDLVRNRFRKEIREDVRDRVVSRYYHEATKEKGLQPLGEPTLEDLEFEDGKPLSFKTTFEIMPPIELNEYKELEGTRPSTTVDDEEIEKSLEEIRQARANLIAEEGRAASTGDVVVGDLRGEPEDGEAFEKERMMIELGSADSLPAFNDALEGVKAKETKEFTVQYPDDYGSEIVAGKSVKYKVVVHEVKRRELPELDDEFAKDLGDFETLDALRARIREDLESRKTQQADREMRQSLMDKLLLANPIVLPEVMVEAEVRQRLEETVRQMMQQGMDPQSAEVDWAEMRKRMEEPARMTVHGKLLLDEIARQETLEVSNDEMDQRIVRDAAQMGVEPEAAKDQLSQHGAMQALKNQLLREKSLDLIASVANIKNEE